From the Sphingomonas mesophila genome, one window contains:
- a CDS encoding CpsD/CapB family tyrosine-protein kinase codes for MTPVEPIKGLIPPVPVQSDWARNSLTAAIDHAFLKSNGIYALDSKDPRSRPFVQLRSQILKGLEGLGGRVIAVTSASAANGKSHVAANLACALSRVRSTTLIDLHLRRPVIGERFGLTADQGVGAYLAGDEADVQLGLQIEGERLTVHTSGPAIDDSSDLLMSPRLERFFAQIHRDPDEPVCVVDTPPVLESDDMTLIARQVDGLLVVIEEGRTTKTQMIETLRLLEGVPIVGTLLNKAMDPLAPLHR; via the coding sequence ATGACTCCCGTCGAGCCAATCAAGGGACTGATCCCGCCAGTCCCGGTGCAGTCGGACTGGGCCCGCAATTCCCTGACGGCGGCGATCGATCACGCCTTCCTAAAGTCGAACGGCATCTACGCGCTCGATTCCAAGGATCCTCGATCGCGTCCCTTCGTTCAGCTTCGCTCCCAGATTCTCAAGGGTCTCGAGGGTCTTGGCGGAAGGGTGATTGCGGTAACCTCCGCATCGGCCGCGAACGGCAAGTCGCACGTTGCTGCCAATCTCGCCTGTGCCCTGAGCCGAGTTCGCAGCACGACGTTGATCGACCTGCACCTGCGGCGCCCGGTCATCGGAGAACGGTTCGGTCTGACCGCTGACCAGGGGGTCGGCGCCTATCTTGCCGGCGACGAGGCCGACGTCCAGCTCGGCCTGCAGATCGAAGGCGAGAGGCTGACGGTCCACACCTCCGGCCCGGCGATCGACGATTCATCCGATCTCCTGATGTCGCCGCGCCTGGAGCGTTTCTTTGCGCAAATCCACCGTGATCCGGACGAGCCGGTGTGCGTGGTCGATACGCCGCCGGTGCTTGAAAGTGACGATATGACACTTATCGCCCGGCAGGTCGATGGACTGCTGGTCGTGATCGAGGAAGGCCGCACCACCAAGACCCAGATGATCGAGACTTTGCGTTTGCTGGAGGGCGTTCCCATTGTCGGAACGTTGCTCAACAAGGCAATGGATCCGTTGGCGCCGCTCCATCGGTGA
- a CDS encoding GumC family protein, producing the protein MTTEEEYEGGISLSELVATLVRRKNWLIIPGLLGTAVAGVAAFVMDPVYQSSATILIESQQIPTSLVASPITSYADERIAKIRQQILSRDNLIDLINKNRLYPDERGQKQLVEIIEMMRSAIKVDLVSANVGTSSQGQGGKATIAFTLGFDYEDAAITQSVTEQLTAMFIDADVRRRTEQASGTAAFLARRADELRDRVQRVEGQIATVRSRYNGALPDQVLASSQSTAALRSEIARIDIEAQGLMQSNAQLAVAAQERSANRSENELAVAEANLAKVTAIYSDRHPDVIAAREMVQRLRQSGAGRAQDMGPAVSQQLQSGRTRLALLDRRRAELEAQASRAEQLIGMSPQAAHEMNALTREFENLDDQYQKIRERQLEAQVAANLEAEEKGERFTLVDAPQFPERPVRPNRPLIVLLGLFGGLALGAALTFVIELLTRPLHGPGAIARLTGHRPLGSIPLTPHGASFASRPSLLSRIKQWLPTRSRT; encoded by the coding sequence GTGACCACGGAAGAAGAGTACGAAGGAGGCATTTCGCTCTCGGAACTGGTTGCAACGCTGGTTCGGCGCAAGAATTGGCTGATTATTCCCGGCCTGCTCGGCACAGCCGTAGCCGGCGTTGCGGCGTTCGTGATGGATCCGGTCTATCAGTCGTCCGCAACGATCCTCATCGAATCTCAGCAAATTCCGACCAGCCTCGTGGCCTCGCCGATAACCAGCTACGCCGACGAACGTATCGCCAAGATCCGTCAACAAATCCTCAGCCGCGACAATCTCATCGATCTCATCAACAAGAACCGGCTCTATCCCGACGAGCGCGGGCAGAAGCAGCTCGTCGAGATTATCGAAATGATGCGCAGCGCCATCAAGGTCGACCTCGTCAGCGCCAATGTCGGCACATCGTCTCAGGGGCAGGGCGGCAAGGCGACGATCGCGTTTACCCTTGGCTTCGATTACGAAGATGCAGCGATTACCCAAAGCGTGACCGAGCAGCTGACGGCCATGTTCATCGATGCGGACGTCCGGCGCCGCACCGAGCAAGCGTCCGGAACCGCCGCCTTCCTGGCACGCCGGGCGGATGAGCTCCGGGATCGGGTGCAACGGGTCGAGGGTCAAATCGCCACGGTCCGCTCTCGCTACAATGGCGCGCTGCCAGATCAGGTCCTCGCCAGCTCGCAAAGCACGGCCGCCCTGCGCAGCGAGATCGCGCGCATCGACATCGAGGCCCAGGGACTGATGCAGAGCAACGCGCAACTGGCGGTCGCGGCGCAGGAGCGAAGCGCGAATCGTTCGGAGAACGAGCTCGCCGTGGCGGAGGCGAACCTGGCCAAGGTGACCGCCATCTACAGCGATCGTCACCCGGACGTGATTGCCGCCCGTGAAATGGTCCAGCGCCTTCGGCAGTCGGGCGCGGGCCGGGCTCAAGACATGGGCCCAGCGGTGTCGCAGCAGCTCCAGTCGGGCCGCACCCGGCTTGCTCTGCTCGATCGTCGCCGCGCCGAGCTCGAAGCCCAGGCCAGCCGTGCAGAGCAGCTGATCGGCATGTCGCCGCAGGCAGCGCACGAGATGAACGCGCTGACCCGCGAGTTCGAGAACCTCGATGACCAGTACCAGAAAATCCGTGAGCGTCAGCTCGAGGCCCAAGTTGCCGCCAATCTCGAGGCCGAAGAAAAGGGCGAGCGTTTCACATTGGTCGATGCGCCGCAGTTCCCGGAGCGGCCGGTCAGACCCAATCGGCCGCTGATCGTCCTGCTCGGCCTCTTTGGCGGTCTTGCCCTTGGCGCCGCCCTAACGTTTGTGATCGAGCTCCTCACCAGGCCGCTGCACGGTCCGGGCGCGATCGCGCGCCTTACCGGCCACCGTCCCTTGGGTTCGATTCCGCTGACTCCTCACGGAGCTTCCTTCGCCTCTCGCCCATCTCTATTGAGCAGGATCAAGCAATGGCTACCGACCCGGTCGCGGACCTAA